The Leucoraja erinacea ecotype New England chromosome 12, Leri_hhj_1, whole genome shotgun sequence genome segment cttagttgctgaaacccaggcaacattctagtaaatctcctctgtactctctctaatttgttgacatccttcctataattaggcgaccaaaattgtacaccatactccagaattggcctcaacaatgccttgaacaattttaacattacatcccaacttctatactcaatgttctgatttataaaggccagcacaccaaaagctttctttaccaccctatctacatgagattccactttcagggaactgtgcacagttattcccagatccctctgttcacctacattcttcaattccctaccatttaccatatccccagcagactggtcaccaaactcatggatttaggactctcccaacccatctgcctctggatcaaggactttctgtctaaccgcccccagaccgtcagactgggccatcacctctccacccccatcacactcagcaccggctccccacagggctgtgtgttgaaccccctcctctacgccctctacacccacgattgtgcccccgcccactccaccaacaccatcgtcaagtttgcggacgacacgactgtggttggacgtatctcaggaggagatgagacaacctacagggaggaagtccaaagactggcagcatgGTGTTCaaacaacaacctcatcctaaacaccacaaaaacaaaggaaattatcatagacttccgtaagaacagtgcagcccccaaacccctattcatcaatggggactgtgtggaaagggtctcagacttcagattcctgggcacacaaattacggaggatgtctcctggactacaaacaccaccacagcagtcaagaaggcccagcagcgactctactttctgaggatcctcaggaaaaacaacctggaggagaagctgctggtgtccttctaccgctgctccatcgagagtgtgctggcgtactgtataaccacatggtatgccagctgctctgcagcggacaggagagcccttcaaagggtcatcaacaccgcacaaaaaaatcactggctgcccactgccctccctgaagggcatcttcagctctcgctgccttggcagggcagccaacatcctgaaggacccttcccaccctggacacaatctgttctacctgctgccctctggcagacggtacaggtctttcaaaactcgcacaaacagactcagagacagcttctaccccatagccatacgtgaatttaacaatgcaaaataagaaataccactcacattcaactgaatggttctacctcagctgctattgttatttatctgtaattttattttatatgtatatatttttaccttttcttatatatttaaaattgctcttgtgaatcgcaccgtgggattgacttttaaattttgttgtaccatgtgcaacgtcaataaagagattcattcattcattcattcatcattcattcattcatcattcattcattagtcCAGGGTTTTCCTCACCCccagctcttcacctccccccaacaccctactctcagtctgaagaagggtcccaacccgaaacgtcatctattacttttttccacagatggtgcctgacctgcagagatactccagcacatggTGTCTTGTCTTACAGTAGCGTTTGCACTGGTGTTGATTAgttggagtttattgtcatgtgtactgaggtacagtgagaagcttaaTGTTGCGTtccatccagtcagtggaaagataacaCGTGTTTGCAATGTCCATCAGAGAGACCCAGGGTCTGGGCATTGACCAGGGGTCTGGGCATTGACCAGGGGTCTGGGCATTGACCAGGGGTCTGGGCATTGACCAGGGGTCTGGGCATTGACCAGGGGTCTGGGCATTGACCAGGGGTCTGGGCATTGACCAGGGGTCTGGGCATTGACCAGGGGTCTGGGCATTGACCAGGGGTCTGGGCATTGACCAGGGGTCTGGGCATTTACAGGACCCAGGGGTCTGGGCATTGACCAGGGGTCTGGGCATTGACCAGGGGTCTGGGCATTGACCAGGGGTCTGGGCATTGACCAGGGGTCTGGGCATTGACCAGGGGTCTGGGCATTGACCAGGGGTCTGGGCATTGACCAGGGGTTTGGGCATTGACCAGGGGTCTGGGCATTGACCAGGGGTCTGGGCATTGACCAGGGGTCTGGGCATTTACAGGGACCAGGGGTCTGGGCATTGACCAGGGGTCTGGGCATTGACCAGGGGTCTGGGCATTGACCAGGGGTCTGGGCATTGACCAGGGTCTGGGCATTGACCAGGGGTCTGGGCATTGACCAGGGGTCTGGGCATTGACCAGGGTCTGGGCATTGACCAGGGGTCTGGGCATTGACCAGGGGTCTGGGCATTGACCAGGGGTCTGGGCATTGACCAGGGTCTGGGCATTGACCAGGGGTCTGGGCATTGACCAGGGTCTGGGCATTGACCAGGGGTCTGGGCATTGACCAGGGTCTGGGCATTGACCAGGGGTCTGGGCATTGACCAGGGGTCTGGGCATTGACCAGGGTCTGGGCATTGACCAGGGGTCTGGGCATTGACCAGGGTCTGGGCATTGACCAGGGGTCTGGGCATTGACCAGGGGTCTGGGCATTGACCAGGGTCTGGGCATTGACCAGGGGTCTGGGCATTGACCAGGGGTCTGGGCATTGACCAGGGTCTGGGCATTGACCAGGGGTCTGGGCATTGACCAGGGTCTGGGCATTGACCAGGGGTCTGGGCATTGACCAGGGTCTGGGCAAGGGTCAGATACTCAccattgcagcagcagcagcctgatTGGCCTGGTGCTGAGCTGCCTTGATCTTGGCCTGTAGATGTGCAGGAGGGTGAAAGTACTTGCACTTCTCGCGGGAGCAGCGGCCCTTGATGTAATCCATGCACACTGTCACCGTGTTCTCGTTGGAGTCGACCATTCCCAGGTCCATGGGGTGGGCGTAGCGACAGTCATTCTCACCCCGAGTGCAATTCCCCCGTTGAAACTCCCTGCAGACCTAACCAGAGCAGTGATCAGTAACCAGTAACcagccccccctctgccccccccaacACTgccccaaatccccccccccccccacaccactgcTCCAGACCaccaacactgccccccccccccacacaccattaccccccccccccccccccaacactgccCCAGCTGGATTatgaaatgtacaaaatcttttgGCGGCACAGATATGACGCCGGtagttgccaagtgggacagccccttaagttgtGAAGAGAAGCCAGTGAACATGCATGAATAGatgcggacacacacacacatacacaagatGGCTACCTCTAACTTGTCTGTCCGGATGAGCTTCTGTGACCCCGTGCCGCCCTGCACGGTGATGGCCGGGTTCCCCGTCACCAGGACCGGCGCGCTTGGTAAAAGTTCTGTTGGAACCAGTCCCATCCCGTGGGTCATGTGACTCAGGTAAGGGTTAAGACCCATGGTGTGATTGGCAGCTAAAGATGGAGTTACAGGAAACGTGGTCTGTGGGGAAGAGAAGACGAGACAGACTTACAGCGTGTCGCAACTCCAGCCCGGCTTCACGCATccatcatcagcagcagcagcagcagcaggaagcATTGATCGCGAGCTTGGTTGGCAAATTCACACGTGTGTGGGCACCTGGGGCCACCCCTGTTGGGCAACttggagtctagggccagagggcacagcctcaacattaaagggcattcctttaggaagatggggagagagggtggtgggtctgtggaattcattgccacagacggctgtggaggatacACACCCCAGTCAGTgggtaagggtgtgtgtgtgggtgtgtgtgtgtgtgggtgtgtgtgtgtgtgtgtgtgtgtgtgtgtgtgggtgtgtgtgtgtgtgtgtgtgtgtgtgtgggcgtgtgtgtgtgtgtgagtgtgagtgtgtgtgtgtgtgtgtgtgtgtgtgtgtgtgggcgtgtgtgtgtgtgtgtgtgtgtgtgtgtgtgtgtgtgtgtgtgtgtgtgtgtgggggtgtgtgtgtgtgtgtgagtgtgtgtgtgtgtgtgtgtgtgtgtgtgtgtgtgtgtgtgtgtgtatgtgagtgtgtgtgtgtgtgtgtgtgtgtgtgtgtgtgtgtgtgtgtgtgtgtgtgtgtgtgggtgtgcccaCTCACCATGGGCTGGAGCTGGGTGCCCGGCAGCATGAACTGCATCTGTTGCGCCAACATGGCCGCTGCGGTTTTCTGCTGGATCAGATTGTTGCGCCCGTTGATCTCCAGCTGGGTTTTCAAGTGCGGTGGCGGGTGCAGGTACTTGCAGTTCTCCCGCGTACAGCGGCCCTGTGGGGGCAAGAACACAACAGCCATGGTGGTGGCACAGGGTGGGGTGTaggagggtgagggtgggtgggtgggggagatgggtcagtgtgggtgtgtgtgggtgagggtgggtgtgggtcagtgtgggtgggtgggtggggtggggggtgggtgtgggtgggtgtgggtcagtgtgggtggtgtgggtgagggtgggtgtgggtcagtgtgggtgggtgaggggtgggtgtgggtgggtgtgggtgtgggtgggtgtgggtcagtgtggggtggtgtgggtgagggggggtgtgggtcagtgtgggtgggtggggggtgtgggggtggggtggtgtgggtgggtgtggggtgggtgtgggtcagtgtgggtggtgtgggtgggggtgggtgggtgtgggtcagtgtgggtgggtgtgggtgggtgtgggggggtgggtgtgggtcagtgtgggtggggtggtgggtgggtgtgggtcagtgtgggtgggtggggtgggtgtgggtgggtgtggggtgggtgggtgggggtgtgggtcagtgtgggtgtgtggtgtgggtgagggtgggtgtggg includes the following:
- the LOC129701984 gene encoding muscleblind-like protein 3, coding for MAVNVSMIRDTKWLTLEVCREYQRGTCSRSDAECKFAHPSRSCHVENGRVIACFDSLKGRCTRENCKYLHPPPHLKTQLEINGRNNLIQQKTAAAMLAQQMQFMLPGTQLQPMTTFPVTPSLAANHTMGLNPYLSHMTHGMGLVPTELLPSAPVLVTGNPAITVQGGTGSQKLIRTDKLEVCREFQRGNCTRGENDCRYAHPMDLGMVDSNENTVTVCMDYIKGRCSREKCKYFHPPAHLQAKIKAAQHQANQAAAAAMALPPGALQHLPKRPALEKANGATAMFNPSVFHYQHALANMQLQQPTFIPAALLHGTAPGTLSATTAPTVNSPFAPTANQMPILSIDDISNNLFVTQM